In Zingiber officinale cultivar Zhangliang chromosome 8B, Zo_v1.1, whole genome shotgun sequence, a single genomic region encodes these proteins:
- the LOC122014763 gene encoding uncharacterized protein LOC122014763 isoform X2 yields the protein MVQGSEMRDGLSSLARVEELISMIQKLNDSSTSNLGDATRQWSTVASVIAATDHKECLNKFLELNGLSYLKKWLQEALDSYTDDNGIALEELVITLLASFEKLPMDSERINTSGVRATIELLMDHRNIKIKDKAKLLHDRLEHAKKDDVNVHDQCKSGASLFNQSGPAEDLQRSESGPNPSANIPPCSMQSGEEKCEVESAETQLQNSHVIGSLDSTNKEQVLTSDLILSTSLNPVNSNAVLADVNSSGLSLVLNPCQEDLSKCSTGTSLLFCSKEHADDQCDAIGSKNASDCVKEIDMNITEVNPNDSTQKENDNHSSAFVCPPSKAPSLPSAEPMEHQSVDGVVDYGPDKCLITVEESMPAADFTSSFQNHSCNASIPNNTSHSQLSTREEAMSSVIVDLERELNFKSHKNHFSAASDFLKAVGTKANEGAAERSGPGLECLDDALEVARQVAIAVEREVVDYREVSCSSPDVNSRETSGSQGPVSGEQLDEQMTEQVDRNSSTINENSRSLSPEKGSEITQNISSDQDGVSPQPKVPIPESFGNVIGDQCTFDLNANICSDEPECSMKYSPKMPNNVSAPVAVVASTKGTPEVPVLHFGGEMGWKGSAATSAFRPASPRRTPDGERTSDPNQKSIFAAIDLNVAERNDEATDVPTLVKQLPASSSLPSGDSCVEVGSKTEVRNLDLNRHGDEDASALPFSSWKLNFQNGERSLSSASSSSYRHSSFRDFDLNDNPSLADTGSHSASQPTTKANESLGWKTADKPVIRIMGAEISLTRKDNTNKAQQFFIPNGMQMEPAMFTRSLLPYPSALTPAYGFGGLPTEPSMSIPSADYSPGNFSYMSETRGMMMHIPQVTGSVLSMSSARPFHYGAANMLPYMASYGGGRPGFDLNNRMAPPESGREGGSLDHHSFFVQGQRGWMEDPTEPSSSTISLKRKEPDSGWEHTPLNGHNWMSSRP from the exons ATGGTGCAAGGAAGTG AGATGAGAGATGGACTCTCAAGCCTTGCTAGGGTTGAAGAGTTGATTTCCATGATTCAGAAACTGAATGATTCTTCTACAAGTAACTTGGGTGATGCAACAAGGCAATGGTCGACAGTTGCTagtgttatagcagctactgaCCACAAGGAATGTCTTAATAAATTTCTTGAGTTGAATGGCCTTTCTTATCTGAAAAAATGGCTTCAAGAAGCACTAGATAGTTATACTGATGACAATGGTATTGCTCTGGAGGAACTGGTCATTACATTATTGGCATCATTTGAGAAGCTTCCTATGGATTCTGAAAGAATAAATACGTCTGGAGTCAGAGCTACTATTGAACTTCTCATGGATCACAGAAATATTAAAATTAAGGATAAGGCTAAATTATTGCACGATAGATTGGAGCATGCAAAGAAGGATGATGTAAATGTTCATGATCAGTGTAAAAGTGGGGCCAGTCTTTTTAATCAATCTGGACCAGCTGAGGATTTGCAGAGAAGTGAAAGTGGCCCAAATCCATCTGCCAATATCCCTCCATGCTCCATGCAATCTGGTGAAGAAAAATGTGAAGTAGAATCTGCAGAGACTCAATTACAGAACTCTCATGTCATAGGATCACTTGATTCAACAAATAAGGAGCAAGTTCTGACAAGTGATCTAATTCTTTCCACTTCTCTGAACCCAGTCAATTCAAATGCAGTTTTAGCAGATGTAAATTCATCTGGGTTATCCCTTGTCTTGAACCCGTGCCAGGAGGATTTATCAAAATGTTCCACCGGTACTtctttgttgttttgttcaaaagAACATGCAGATGATCAGTGTGATGCAATTGGATCTAAGAATGCTTCTGACTGTGTAAAAGAGATTGATATGAATATTACGGAAGTCAACCCAAATGATTCCACTCAAAAAGAAAATGATAATCATTCTTCAGCTTTTGTTTGTCCTCCATCCAAAGCACCATCTCTGCCTTCTGCTGAACCAATGGAACACCAGTCAGTGGATGGGGTGGTTGACTATGGGCCAGATAAGTGCTTGATAACGGTTGAGGAGTCTATGCCAGCTGCAGATTTCACTTCTAGTTTTCAAAATCATTCTTGCAATGCTAGCATCCCTAATAATACCAGCCATTCTCAGTTATCTACTCGAGAGGAAGCCATGAGTAGTGTCATTGTAGATCTTGAACGCGAACTCAATTTTAAGAGTCACAAAAATCATTTTTCAGCTGCCTCTGATTTTTTAAAGGCTGTGGGAACAAAGGCCAATGAAGGGGCCGCCGAAAGGTCTGGACCAGGTCTTGAATGTTTGGATGATGCACTGGAAGTTGCAAGGCAGGTGGCTATAGCAGTGGAAAGAGAGGTGGTTGATTATAGAGAGGTCTCGTGTAGTTCTCCTGATGTCAACTCTAGAGAAACATCTGGTTCTCAAGGCCCTGTTTCTGGAGAACAGCTGGATGAACAAATGACTGAGCAAGTTGATAGGAACAGTTCTACTATAAATGAGAATTCTAGATCATTATCTCCTGAAAAGGGATCAGAAATCACACAGAATATTAGTTCTGATCAAGACGGAGTCTCACCCCAGCCAAAAGTTCCCATTCCAGAATCATTTGGCAATGTCATCGGGGATCAATGCACCTTTGATCTGAATGCAAATATTTGCAGCGATGAACCTGAATGCTCAATGAAGTACAGTCCTAAAATGCCAAACAATGTGTCTGCTCCTGTTGCTGTTGTTGCTTCTACGAAGGGAACTCCAGAAGTCCCTGTTCTCCATTTTGGAGGTGAGATGGGGTGGAAAGGTTCTGCTGCTACCAGTGCTTTCCGACCAGCATCTCCTAGAAGAACTCCAGATGGTGAACGGACCTCTGATCCTAATCAGAAATCAATTTTTGCTGCAATTGATCTGAATGTAGCTGAAAGGAACGACGAGGCTACTGATGTCCCCACATTGGTAAAGCAGTTACCTGCTTCCTCTAGTCTTCCATCTGGAGATTCATGTGTGGAAGTTGGTTCAAAAACAGAGGTGCGGAATTTGGATCTTAATCGCCATGGAGATGAGGATGCCTCTGCACTCCCATTCTCATCTTGgaagttgaattttcaaaatgGGGAACGAAGCCTATCATCAGCTTCTTCTTCATCTTATAGACATTCTTCGTTTCGAGATTTCGACCTGAATGACAACCCATCTTTGGCTGATACTGGTTCACACAGCGCCAGCCAACCAACTACAAAAGCTAATGAATCACTTGGATGGAAAACAGCAGATAAACCCGTCATCAGAATCATGGGAGCAGAAATATCTCTCACAAGGAAGGACAACACTAACAAAGCACAGCAATTTTTCATACCCAATGGGATGCAAATGGAGCCTGCTATGTTTACCAGGTCATTGCTACCTTATCCCAGTGCATTGACCCCTGCTTATGGGTTTGGTGGGCTTCCTACTGAGCCTTCCATGTCCATTCCTTCAGCAGATTATTCACCTGGAAACTTTTCGTACATGTCCGAGACCAGAGGGATGATGATGCACATACCGCAAGTTACTGGCTCAGTACTAAGCATGTCATCTGCTAGACCCTTTCACTATGGTGCAGCTAATATGCTGCCCTATATGGCTAGTTATGGCGGTGGACGCCCTGGTTTTGATTTGAATAACAGGATGGCACCACCAGAGAGCGGCAGAGAGGGCGGGAGCCTCGATCATCATTCCTTCTTTGTGCAAGGGCAAAGAGGTTGGATGGAAGACCCAACTGAGCCTTCTAGTTCCACAATTTCATTGAAACGAAAAGAGCCAGATTCTGGGTGGGAACACACTCCTTTGAATGGTCACAATTGGATGTCATCGCGACCATAG
- the LOC122014763 gene encoding uncharacterized protein LOC122014763 isoform X1: protein MMLEDFFTLTEMRDGLSSLARVEELISMIQKLNDSSTSNLGDATRQWSTVASVIAATDHKECLNKFLELNGLSYLKKWLQEALDSYTDDNGIALEELVITLLASFEKLPMDSERINTSGVRATIELLMDHRNIKIKDKAKLLHDRLEHAKKDDVNVHDQCKSGASLFNQSGPAEDLQRSESGPNPSANIPPCSMQSGEEKCEVESAETQLQNSHVIGSLDSTNKEQVLTSDLILSTSLNPVNSNAVLADVNSSGLSLVLNPCQEDLSKCSTGTSLLFCSKEHADDQCDAIGSKNASDCVKEIDMNITEVNPNDSTQKENDNHSSAFVCPPSKAPSLPSAEPMEHQSVDGVVDYGPDKCLITVEESMPAADFTSSFQNHSCNASIPNNTSHSQLSTREEAMSSVIVDLERELNFKSHKNHFSAASDFLKAVGTKANEGAAERSGPGLECLDDALEVARQVAIAVEREVVDYREVSCSSPDVNSRETSGSQGPVSGEQLDEQMTEQVDRNSSTINENSRSLSPEKGSEITQNISSDQDGVSPQPKVPIPESFGNVIGDQCTFDLNANICSDEPECSMKYSPKMPNNVSAPVAVVASTKGTPEVPVLHFGGEMGWKGSAATSAFRPASPRRTPDGERTSDPNQKSIFAAIDLNVAERNDEATDVPTLVKQLPASSSLPSGDSCVEVGSKTEVRNLDLNRHGDEDASALPFSSWKLNFQNGERSLSSASSSSYRHSSFRDFDLNDNPSLADTGSHSASQPTTKANESLGWKTADKPVIRIMGAEISLTRKDNTNKAQQFFIPNGMQMEPAMFTRSLLPYPSALTPAYGFGGLPTEPSMSIPSADYSPGNFSYMSETRGMMMHIPQVTGSVLSMSSARPFHYGAANMLPYMASYGGGRPGFDLNNRMAPPESGREGGSLDHHSFFVQGQRGWMEDPTEPSSSTISLKRKEPDSGWEHTPLNGHNWMSSRP from the coding sequence ATGATGCTTGAGGACTTCTTTACTCTAACAGAGATGAGAGATGGACTCTCAAGCCTTGCTAGGGTTGAAGAGTTGATTTCCATGATTCAGAAACTGAATGATTCTTCTACAAGTAACTTGGGTGATGCAACAAGGCAATGGTCGACAGTTGCTagtgttatagcagctactgaCCACAAGGAATGTCTTAATAAATTTCTTGAGTTGAATGGCCTTTCTTATCTGAAAAAATGGCTTCAAGAAGCACTAGATAGTTATACTGATGACAATGGTATTGCTCTGGAGGAACTGGTCATTACATTATTGGCATCATTTGAGAAGCTTCCTATGGATTCTGAAAGAATAAATACGTCTGGAGTCAGAGCTACTATTGAACTTCTCATGGATCACAGAAATATTAAAATTAAGGATAAGGCTAAATTATTGCACGATAGATTGGAGCATGCAAAGAAGGATGATGTAAATGTTCATGATCAGTGTAAAAGTGGGGCCAGTCTTTTTAATCAATCTGGACCAGCTGAGGATTTGCAGAGAAGTGAAAGTGGCCCAAATCCATCTGCCAATATCCCTCCATGCTCCATGCAATCTGGTGAAGAAAAATGTGAAGTAGAATCTGCAGAGACTCAATTACAGAACTCTCATGTCATAGGATCACTTGATTCAACAAATAAGGAGCAAGTTCTGACAAGTGATCTAATTCTTTCCACTTCTCTGAACCCAGTCAATTCAAATGCAGTTTTAGCAGATGTAAATTCATCTGGGTTATCCCTTGTCTTGAACCCGTGCCAGGAGGATTTATCAAAATGTTCCACCGGTACTtctttgttgttttgttcaaaagAACATGCAGATGATCAGTGTGATGCAATTGGATCTAAGAATGCTTCTGACTGTGTAAAAGAGATTGATATGAATATTACGGAAGTCAACCCAAATGATTCCACTCAAAAAGAAAATGATAATCATTCTTCAGCTTTTGTTTGTCCTCCATCCAAAGCACCATCTCTGCCTTCTGCTGAACCAATGGAACACCAGTCAGTGGATGGGGTGGTTGACTATGGGCCAGATAAGTGCTTGATAACGGTTGAGGAGTCTATGCCAGCTGCAGATTTCACTTCTAGTTTTCAAAATCATTCTTGCAATGCTAGCATCCCTAATAATACCAGCCATTCTCAGTTATCTACTCGAGAGGAAGCCATGAGTAGTGTCATTGTAGATCTTGAACGCGAACTCAATTTTAAGAGTCACAAAAATCATTTTTCAGCTGCCTCTGATTTTTTAAAGGCTGTGGGAACAAAGGCCAATGAAGGGGCCGCCGAAAGGTCTGGACCAGGTCTTGAATGTTTGGATGATGCACTGGAAGTTGCAAGGCAGGTGGCTATAGCAGTGGAAAGAGAGGTGGTTGATTATAGAGAGGTCTCGTGTAGTTCTCCTGATGTCAACTCTAGAGAAACATCTGGTTCTCAAGGCCCTGTTTCTGGAGAACAGCTGGATGAACAAATGACTGAGCAAGTTGATAGGAACAGTTCTACTATAAATGAGAATTCTAGATCATTATCTCCTGAAAAGGGATCAGAAATCACACAGAATATTAGTTCTGATCAAGACGGAGTCTCACCCCAGCCAAAAGTTCCCATTCCAGAATCATTTGGCAATGTCATCGGGGATCAATGCACCTTTGATCTGAATGCAAATATTTGCAGCGATGAACCTGAATGCTCAATGAAGTACAGTCCTAAAATGCCAAACAATGTGTCTGCTCCTGTTGCTGTTGTTGCTTCTACGAAGGGAACTCCAGAAGTCCCTGTTCTCCATTTTGGAGGTGAGATGGGGTGGAAAGGTTCTGCTGCTACCAGTGCTTTCCGACCAGCATCTCCTAGAAGAACTCCAGATGGTGAACGGACCTCTGATCCTAATCAGAAATCAATTTTTGCTGCAATTGATCTGAATGTAGCTGAAAGGAACGACGAGGCTACTGATGTCCCCACATTGGTAAAGCAGTTACCTGCTTCCTCTAGTCTTCCATCTGGAGATTCATGTGTGGAAGTTGGTTCAAAAACAGAGGTGCGGAATTTGGATCTTAATCGCCATGGAGATGAGGATGCCTCTGCACTCCCATTCTCATCTTGgaagttgaattttcaaaatgGGGAACGAAGCCTATCATCAGCTTCTTCTTCATCTTATAGACATTCTTCGTTTCGAGATTTCGACCTGAATGACAACCCATCTTTGGCTGATACTGGTTCACACAGCGCCAGCCAACCAACTACAAAAGCTAATGAATCACTTGGATGGAAAACAGCAGATAAACCCGTCATCAGAATCATGGGAGCAGAAATATCTCTCACAAGGAAGGACAACACTAACAAAGCACAGCAATTTTTCATACCCAATGGGATGCAAATGGAGCCTGCTATGTTTACCAGGTCATTGCTACCTTATCCCAGTGCATTGACCCCTGCTTATGGGTTTGGTGGGCTTCCTACTGAGCCTTCCATGTCCATTCCTTCAGCAGATTATTCACCTGGAAACTTTTCGTACATGTCCGAGACCAGAGGGATGATGATGCACATACCGCAAGTTACTGGCTCAGTACTAAGCATGTCATCTGCTAGACCCTTTCACTATGGTGCAGCTAATATGCTGCCCTATATGGCTAGTTATGGCGGTGGACGCCCTGGTTTTGATTTGAATAACAGGATGGCACCACCAGAGAGCGGCAGAGAGGGCGGGAGCCTCGATCATCATTCCTTCTTTGTGCAAGGGCAAAGAGGTTGGATGGAAGACCCAACTGAGCCTTCTAGTTCCACAATTTCATTGAAACGAAAAGAGCCAGATTCTGGGTGGGAACACACTCCTTTGAATGGTCACAATTGGATGTCATCGCGACCATAG
- the LOC122016966 gene encoding acyl-CoA-binding domain-containing protein 3-like isoform X1: MDFYQELLLTGLISVLIAFLIGKIASIPVDDDEETDLASSAHIAAGSSANAVSVHPIAEKEIERNSPPGDACPSGVSFDDSDQAEALCFEVEPQRLDLEKEEFSKEVEVGASKVDESSTKKVGDFVKKEEISVRDEKVLDSCGENAVENEDASAMDEKDGLLLHGEDDWEGIECSDLEKLFGVAAEFVASEKGGNAVCKLSNEVQLQLYGLHKVATEGPCYGPKPMALMVSARSKWHAWQRLGNMSPGAAMEEYISLLANSIPGWIVHQTMAQPKDNDCKDPGAVEISQVDHNDLRSPSHSNSGTERLVGDSYPVKDATDAVATDPKFLNDGLTKLFLVDLLSPTRVAF; the protein is encoded by the exons ATGGATTTCTACCAGGAGCTTCTCCTCACCGGCCTCATCTCCGTCCTCATCGCCTTCCTCATCGGCAAGATCGCCTCCATCCCCGTAGACGACGACGAGGAGACCGACCTCGCCTCCTCTGCCCATATCGCCGCCGGTTCTTCGGCCAACGCGGTGAGTGTGCATCCGATCGCGGAGAAAGAGATAGAGCGGAACTCGCCTCCCGGGGATGCTTGTCCATCCGGAGTTTCCTTCGATGACTCCGATCAAGCCGAGGCTCTTTGCTTCGAAGTCGAACCACAACGGTTGGATCTAGAGAAAGAGGAGTTCTCAAAAGAGGTGGAAGTCGGTGCTTCCAAGGTGGACGAGTCGTCGACAAAGAAAGTTGGGGATTTTGTCAAGAAAGAAGAAATATCTGTTAGGGATGAAAAAGTTCTGGATTCGTGTGGAGAAAATGCAGTGGAAAATGAAGATGCGAGTGCAATGGATGAGAAAGACGGCCTTTTGCTGCATGGGGAGGACGATTGGGAAGGGATTGAGTGTAGCGACCTGGAGAAATTATTCGGGGTGGCAGCCGAGTTTGTTGCCAGTGAGAAAGGTGGAAATGCAGTGTGCAAATTAAGTAATGAAGTACAACTGCAGTTGTATGGGCTGCATAAGGTTGCCACTGAGGGACCATGTTATGGCCCCAAACCCATGGCTTTGATGGTTTCTGCTCGCTCAAAATG GCATGCTTGGCAGAGGTTGGGGAACATGAGTCCAGGGGCTGCAATGGAAGAATATATCAGTCTTCTCGCTAACAGCATTCCAGGATGGATAGTACACCAAACTATG GCTCAACCCAAAGATAATGATTGCAAAGATCCTGGAGCAGTAGAAATCTCTCAAGTTGATCACAATGACTTAAGATCACCTTCTCACTCTAATTCTGGAACTGAAAG GTTAGTGGGAGATTCTTATCCAGTGAAAGATGCCACCGATGCTGTAGCTACTGATCCCAAATTTTTGAACGATG GATTGACAAAGCTGTTCCTTGTCGACCTGCTCTCACCAACAAGAGTGGCATTCTGA
- the LOC122016966 gene encoding acyl-CoA-binding domain-containing protein 3-like isoform X2: MDFYQELLLTGLISVLIAFLIGKIASIPVDDDEETDLASSAHIAAGSSANAVSVHPIAEKEIERNSPPGDACPSGVSFDDSDQAEALCFEVEPQRLDLEKEEFSKEVEVGASKVDESSTKKVGDFVKKEEISVRDEKVLDSCGENAVENEDASAMDEKDGLLLHGEDDWEGIECSDLEKLFGVAAEFVASEKGGNAVCKLSNEVQLQLYGLHKVATEGPCYGPKPMALMVSARSKWIDKAVPCRPALTNKSGILKSLLANQTKTFMELDLLYIVCVSIADLAMFQFSLSM; encoded by the exons ATGGATTTCTACCAGGAGCTTCTCCTCACCGGCCTCATCTCCGTCCTCATCGCCTTCCTCATCGGCAAGATCGCCTCCATCCCCGTAGACGACGACGAGGAGACCGACCTCGCCTCCTCTGCCCATATCGCCGCCGGTTCTTCGGCCAACGCGGTGAGTGTGCATCCGATCGCGGAGAAAGAGATAGAGCGGAACTCGCCTCCCGGGGATGCTTGTCCATCCGGAGTTTCCTTCGATGACTCCGATCAAGCCGAGGCTCTTTGCTTCGAAGTCGAACCACAACGGTTGGATCTAGAGAAAGAGGAGTTCTCAAAAGAGGTGGAAGTCGGTGCTTCCAAGGTGGACGAGTCGTCGACAAAGAAAGTTGGGGATTTTGTCAAGAAAGAAGAAATATCTGTTAGGGATGAAAAAGTTCTGGATTCGTGTGGAGAAAATGCAGTGGAAAATGAAGATGCGAGTGCAATGGATGAGAAAGACGGCCTTTTGCTGCATGGGGAGGACGATTGGGAAGGGATTGAGTGTAGCGACCTGGAGAAATTATTCGGGGTGGCAGCCGAGTTTGTTGCCAGTGAGAAAGGTGGAAATGCAGTGTGCAAATTAAGTAATGAAGTACAACTGCAGTTGTATGGGCTGCATAAGGTTGCCACTGAGGGACCATGTTATGGCCCCAAACCCATGGCTTTGATGGTTTCTGCTCGCTCAAAATG GATTGACAAAGCTGTTCCTTGTCGACCTGCTCTCACCAACAAGAGTGGCATTCTGAAGTCACTTCTAGCAAATCAAACCAAAACATTCATGGAGTTGGATCTCTTGTACATAGTATGTGTGTCTATTGCTGATCTTGCGATGTTCCAGTTTTCATTATCTATGTGA